DNA from Agathobaculum sp. NTUH-O15-33:
TGTATTCGTGTCCTCTGGGGAAGAAATCAATGCAGGTCAGCTGCAGCATCTGACGGTTAATACAGAGCCGTTTGAACGAGTGGAGAAATTGGAGGTGACAACGTGCTGATAGATGAAACAAAATATATCTGGAAACGGGGCGGTAATATGGAAATTTCTTTTGCAGAAAGTCCATATGCCGCTTATTTTACATGCCCACTAAAAGTGTATCTGATCGAGGGAAGCGCAGAGGTGTTGATTTATACAAATGAAGAAATGACAGAGCTTATCTTTGAGGGCAGTCTGCCATTCGAACCGATTAACCCTATAGCCTGTGATGCTTTGTTTTTTGTGTTAATAAGTGAAAATACGTTACTGCATATTACGGCAGAAGTGGGAACAGAAAAAACAGTGCTTCTTCCCTTTTTAAATACAGCAGAAAATATGGAATACATTAGCAACAGCTACAACGATGACAGCACCTATAATACTGCAGGGATAGATGGATTTATGTTTAATGGCATCACATCCAATCCGCTGTATATTTCAAGCAATCACTGGGTCGGGTTTGGCATCAGTTCGGAGCAGCTTAGAATCCTTCGTAGGGATGGCTGCTCCACTGCCATCTACAGACAGCTTGGAGAAACCACCAACGGACTGCAATTTCTTAAAATTCGCTTTGAAGGCTACACGGCGTACAACAACCGAGTGGATGCCACAAGGCTGATATTTGAACTGTTCCTGCTCTCCAACAACGATATGTTCCTGAATGTCATTCAGACTCCGACCAGCACCGGGTATCTGGGAACATCGGATATGATATGCGGCGGAACTACTACAGCACTGACACTGGCAGACGGCAGCGGCCGAACGCAGGTCAGCTTTTATCATCAGAACGATGGCGGGCGAACATGGAATATCGTATATGCCATGTATGAGGAAACTGACACCTACTCCTTTGCCTATCTGGTACGGCAGGCAGATGCTTTTTATACCTATGCAGATGGTGCGTTGACCGAGGTGGCGATTGAAACGCTGTCGGCGGCAATGTTTTTAAAATACGGCTTTGAGAAAATCCCTCCCGCAGAAATTCTGACACCCATCGACAATATGCAGATGTATCTGTGGAAAGCCGGAGGTGCGGAGGAACTGCTGAAAGCAAATGTGAAAGCCTATCCGTATCCGCAGGTGTTAAATGCCGTGGCAGATATGAGCCATATTTCCATTCTCGGCATCAAGATAATGACGGCAGAGTATTCCGGGAATGTCACTGTGTCAATTTCTGTCGATAATGGGCAGACCTACTCGGAAGATATGACCCTTGGAGATTTGCTGAATACCGATGTGGAGGAACTTTATAACAGCTTAAGCGAGGAAAAACGTTTGATGCTTCGGTTTACGCTCCATGACAATGCAGCCATCTCACGCTTCAAGATTACCTACATCAATTAAAGGAGGAGAACCAAATGTTGAAAGGTAAAATGAAAATAGAACTGACGGACGTCCATACGGGCGAAACAGAAACGGTGCTTGAACAGAATATGGTGACCAATGCACTGGCCAATATCTTCAAGCCGATGGGACTGGATAAGTCACCTGGCAAAATGCTAAACGGCATGAACCCTTATTATCAAAATGTCCTTGGCGGTCTATTGCTATTTGATTCTGAGATCGAGGAGAATACCAACAATCTGTATCCGCCTTCTACAGTCAATCTGATTGGCTGTGCTTCCTATGGTGTTCAGAACAATACCACAGGAACACTCCGTGGTGGATTTAATCAGACGGAAAGCGAACTGAATATGACTGACCGTTATATGAAATATGTGTATGACTTTACAACCTCGCAGGCAAACGGCACGATTTCCAGTGTCTGTCTGACGCATAAAAATGGCGGCTACACTTCCTACGGCGGAAAGGATGCGCCGTTTGGAAGCAACTACGGGCTTGGCATGCAGGTCTGTGACGGGCATCTGCAGTATGTTTATACGAATTACACGGGAGCAAGTACTGGGGATAAGTATTCCGGAATTAGCATTGGTACGACAGAAGCAATTTTTCTTATCAATATGGATGAAGATGCCGTGTATTATTTCCGCATTGATAACAATAAGAAAATTACGATTACCAAACGCAGAGCCTACATGAAATCCGTGTCGGTGTTGGAAAATCCATATTCTACAAAGCCGCTCATTGATTCTTTTGAACTTGAGGAACTGAAAACTGAACTGCCGACCAATTATATCTCCTACAATTTTGATATTGCAGACAACTGCCTGTACATCGTAAACAGTGCGGCTTCTTATCTTGATGTCAATGGTACCTTTTATGTAACAAAAGTCAGCTTTTCCAATTGGAAGGTCACGCAGTATACCATGACCAACACGACACCGGAGCGCATTAGCCTTGGCGGAATGAGAACTTCTTATGTCCACAGAGGTTATATTATCTTCCGTGGATATAACAACTCAAGCCACGTCTACAAGATGGAGATTGGAAATTCTGCCAATGTGGAGCTGCTGAAACTTGTGAACTTCACATCAGTGACAGGAACATTTGCAATGGCTATCAACGGCAGGATTTATATTGAGGGTTACAGCAGCAGTACCTATTATCTGTATGTGATTAACCTTGATACAGATGAAATCCTGAAGGTGGAAGCATCCCGCATCATCGGCGGCAGTAATTACCCTTGCTATACCCCGGTGCTGAATGAGCCGATGCTGTGGTTTGCAAGCTACGGAAACTATTCAACCATTGGATATTTCATTATGTCCAACTATCTGGCAACCATCAATAACCTGTCTGAACCCGTGACGAAAACGGCGGATAAGACCATGAAAGTCACGTATATCATTCAGGAGCAGTAACAACTTCATATTTGAAAACGAGGACTATCCAGTTTTGGACAGTCCTTTTTTCATACACAAAAATCAAAGAAAGCGAGGAATTTTACATGAAAGAATTCTGGAACACGATTCAAATTGTCTTTGCGGGCATTGGCGGCTGGCTTGGGTACTTCCTTGGCGGTTGTGACGGTCTGCTCTATGCACTGATTGCCTTTGTGGTGGCAGATTATCTCACGGGAGTGATGTGTGCTATCTCTGACCACACGCTTTCCAGTGAGGTGGGCTTCAAGGGAATCTGCCGAAAGGTGCTGATTTTTCTGCTTGTGGGGATTGCAAACATCCTTGATATGCAGGTCATTGGGACAGGCTCTGTGCTGCGTACCGCAATCATTTTCTTTTACATCTCCAATGAAGGTGTATCCCTGTTGGAAAATGCCGGACACCTTGGTCTGCCTATCCCTACGAAATTGAAAGAAGTTCTTGCACAGCTGCATGACCGCAGCGAGAAAGGAGACGAATAATTATGGCTTATACAAACAGTCCTCTTGTAGTTTATACGGGACTCAGTCCGAACCATTCCGGGCAGAGAACCCATGCCATTGACCGCATCACACCTCACTGTGTGGTCGGTCAGTTATCCGCAGAAACCATCTGTGCCTGCTTCCCGGCAGGACGGGATGCAAGCTGCAATTACGGCATTGGCACAGACGGCAGAGTGTCCCTTTGCGTGGAGGAAAAGAACCGTTCTTGGTGTTCCTCCAGCAGTGCCAATGACCAGAGAGCCATTACCATCGAGTGTGCCAGTGATAAGACAGAGCCGTATGCCATGAACAGTGCGGTGTATAACTCCCTTATCAAACTCTGCACGGACATCTGCAAGCGTAACGGAAAGAAGAAACTTCTGTGGTTTGCCGATAAGGACAAGTCCTTAAGCTATGCTCCAAAGTCTGATGAGATGGTCATTACCGTGCATCGCTGGTTTGCCAATAAAAGTTGTCCGGGAAATTGGCTGTATGCAAGGCTTGGTGATCTGGCGGCAAAGGTAACAGCGGCTCTTGGCGGAGTAGCAAATGCTCCAACTGCAGACAGCACAGCCTGGTATCGTGTCCGTAAGACTTGGGCGGACAGCAAGAGCCAGCTTGGAGCATATAAGGAACTTGCCAATGCAAAAGCCTGTGCAGACAAGAATCCGGGATA
Protein-coding regions in this window:
- a CDS encoding phage holin family protein produces the protein MKEFWNTIQIVFAGIGGWLGYFLGGCDGLLYALIAFVVADYLTGVMCAISDHTLSSEVGFKGICRKVLIFLLVGIANILDMQVIGTGSVLRTAIIFFYISNEGVSLLENAGHLGLPIPTKLKEVLAQLHDRSEKGDE
- a CDS encoding N-acetylmuramoyl-L-alanine amidase, with amino-acid sequence MAYTNSPLVVYTGLSPNHSGQRTHAIDRITPHCVVGQLSAETICACFPAGRDASCNYGIGTDGRVSLCVEEKNRSWCSSSSANDQRAITIECASDKTEPYAMNSAVYNSLIKLCTDICKRNGKKKLLWFADKDKSLSYAPKSDEMVITVHRWFANKSCPGNWLYARLGDLAAKVTAALGGVANAPTADSTAWYRVRKTWADSKSQLGAYKELANAKACADKNPGYSVFDVNGVNIYTSNTTPAAVPFMVQVAIPDLNIRSGPGTDYTKTGQFTGIGSFTIVETASGAGSSTGWGRLKSGAGWISLDFCTKI